CGTTTAATAGAATTATCCGTTGGAATGTAAACACCAACGGAAAGATGGAAATAGTGAATAGAGTTACGATTTCTGGCACAGCAGTCGCATTCCCAAAAAAAGGAGATATATTCGCAAATGCAGACCATAATGGGACAATTCACTTGTGGGAAGCTGCTTCCGGCGAAAAATACGCAACCCTCGGCAAACGGAGCAGTTTCCTCAGAAAATTTATAGAGGACCTCGTTGATAAACCTAAGCCACGCGCAATTTCGGCATTAGCCTTCTCACCCGATGCAAAAATCCTCGCAAGCGGGAGTTTCGACAAAACAGTACAGGTGTGGGATACCGAGAAACAAAAAAAATTAGGGATACTCGAAGGGCATCACGGATGGATTACGGCTGCCGCAGTCTCCGACGATGGAAAAACCTTAGCAATCGGCGATACAGATAAAGTCATAAAACTCTGGGATATAGATACACAGCAGCAACGCGCCACTCTTAGCGGACATACGCACGGCATTGCTACACTCACCTTTTCACCCGATGAAAAAACGCTTGCAAGTAGCAGCTACGATGGCACAATCCGATTCTGGAACCAAGAAAATGGGCAAGAAATCGAGATTTTTACAGCAGGACACACCCAATGGATTAAAACTGTAGCGTTTTCTGAAGACGGGGCAACCCTAACAAGCGCGGCCTTTAACGGCATAGTAGATATATGGAGCTTACAGACGCGGCAAGAGTTGATTAACTTCGCCAGTGCCCAAAGCGATATAGCAGAGATATTGGTATTATCTCCGAACGGGCGGCTGCTTGCCAATCGTGGACAAACCTATAGATTGGCATTTAACACCTATGATACACGCCAAAACTCGGAACTCATAAAAAGAAGACCTATTCAGTTTTGGGATATAGTCACCGGCGAGCAACTTTTCACTTTTCAATTAAAGGAAAAAATCGCTCCCATATCTGTCGCATTCTCCGCTGATGGAAAAGTCGCAATGGCTTATAGCAATGCTCAGAAAATAGAGATTTGGGACACACGCACACAGGAAAAATTATTGAGCCTGAACACCAGAAGCACTTTTCCAAAAAGTAAATTAAAATTCTCACCCTCCGGTTCCCTCCTTGCTATGTACAGCTATTTTGTGCGAACACAAGTATGGGACATCGCTACATCAGGGGAACTGACACCCTTCACAACCGGAGCGGATTGGACAAATTCGTTGGCTTTTTCACCCGATAGCACATCCCTTGCTACCGAACACATGTACGGTATTGTTTTATCGGAAATAACATCAACAGATATTGCAGAACAACACATAATTCACTCGGAAAATTTATTGAGTGCCGCTAATATAATAGACTTCGCTGATGTTTTACAATTTTCACCGGATGGAAAATTCCTGATCGCTCCAAAACGAAAAAGTGTAGGATATGGAATAGCGATTTGGGAAGTGGAAACTGGGAGCAGCTTAGAAACTGTCCCTGGCCATACCGCACCGATAGACACCTTAAGGTTTTCTCCAGACAGTAAAACGCTCGCAAGCGGCAGTCAAGATGGAACAGTCCTCTTATGGGACTGGCAGAAAACCGTCGCCGAACAAACTGAAAAAAGAACACAGAAAATCCTGTGGAAAAACGATCCTGAAATCGTGAAAAACTATCTACAGCAGCGTAACTATCAATTCAAGCGAGAACGGGGCAGATACATCCTACGAGATACCGATGGGAATGAGGGATCCATCGACGCAGATGGCATGGGGTCCACAAGAATTGGAGATGTTCGGGTCACGCATTATGGAAGGGGTTATTTTCGGTTGAGTATTAGACATGTTGGAACAGGCAATTTCATCTTTGACAAGCAGGGAACCCTCCAATCCGTAGACCCATCAGATTTTGAAGCTAATAAGACGGATTGAGAGGATTAACAGAGCGGAAACTCTACTTTTTGTCTCCTAATACTATTTTTGTTAATAGATATCTCTTTATGTAGAACAAACTTTTATTTTCTTCCGCAGCACCACACATTCCTTCAGCGTAGAGACAGTACCACAGAAGTCCATCACGAGACATACAAACGAATCTATAACGAACGCATTTCTGATTTGACAGCGTTGTGCCGAAAGTGTCACCAAGCAAAACACACACGTTGAAGGCATAATGATGAAAAAGAAATAGATTTCCCAAGAGATAAGGCGGAACTCGTAGGGGCGAGGCACCCTCGCTCGCTGTAGCGTGTTTCATTAATTCTGAAATCCACTATAAATATTTTTTGCTTGATACCCTCTTTAGGGTCTGTTATAATACGCTACAATTGACTAAAAATTGAACACTTTTCTGTAGGATATGAAACCATTTTTTAAGGATTGATATTATGAGAAAAGAAAGCACAATTTTGATAACTGAGATTGATAAGATACGAACCGGTTTACAACAACGGATATATCGCAATGAAGCAGAGGTGTGTCAAGGGATTGTAGATGTATTACTACGGCATTTAGGGTGGCAGCCTGGCTTTGTCCGTCGCGAATACCAAACTGCCAATGGAAGAGTAGACTACGCCCTCTGCGATCAGGTGCAAAATCCGCTTGTCCTCATTGAAGCCAAAAAAGTAGATAGCCTTGCGGGGGCAGAAGAACAACTTTTTTCCTATGTGGATGATCAAAACGTTCCAATGCTCATACTCACCGATGGCGAGGTCTGGAAATTCTTTTATCCATCTGGAAGGGGCAGTTACGATGAACGCTTGGTCTGTGAACTGAATCTCAGTGATACCGACAGCGATAATAATGTTTACAGACTTCAGAGATATTTGAGTTTTGCTATGGTACAAAAGGGCGTGGCGTTTGAAGCCTTTGAAAGTGACTATAACAAGGCGGTACGTCAAAAAGAGGCATTAAGGCAGCTCCCCCTGACGTGGCAGGAGTTGGTAGACACAGGAAATGAACATTTGATAGAGGTCATCGCTGAGGCGACA
This window of the Candidatus Poribacteria bacterium genome carries:
- a CDS encoding DUF4268 domain-containing protein; the encoded protein is MRKESTILITEIDKIRTGLQQRIYRNEAEVCQGIVDVLLRHLGWQPGFVRREYQTANGRVDYALCDQVQNPLVLIEAKKVDSLAGAEEQLFSYVDDQNVPMLILTDGEVWKFFYPSGRGSYDERLVCELNLSDTDSDNNVYRLQRYLSFAMVQKGVAFEAFESDYNKAVRQKEALRQLPLTWQELVDTGNEHLIEVIAEATEDACRHKPSTEQVLDFLKTLTSSGGNDLLPTPSERKAKYIAYFQDLIDELRERHKFTNARIPQKNENSNYYNFSSGFPQIGYVAAFKKGTVQTRLWIHFPSDEEKTQNFFDVLKERESEINAKFEAPLYWERRDGQVTSLIYIKRDGDINSDASELKVIKAWHVENLRKFRNVFTPEIQLVFEKWKVQ